One genomic window of Spirochaetota bacterium includes the following:
- the glgP gene encoding alpha-glucan family phosphorylase → MFKIQKYRVLPYLPENLRPLMNIASNFWWVWNYDAIDLFRRLDVDLWRTVQHNPIKLLGSISQKLIDEAAESESFIAHMERVEEELELHLTRKTWFDEFNIKKRDVEIAYFSAEFGIHESLPIYSGGLGILAGDHLKSSSELGIPLSGVGLLYRLGYFHQYLNIDGWQQEIYPETDFYNIAVSLVMNDEDQPLLIGVEFPERIVYAQIWKALIGRTELYLLDTNIDKNCDEDKSITDGLYAGDIEMRIKQEMMLGIGGTRALKAIGKEITVYHMNEGHSAFMGIERIRTAMKDYNLSYAEALEFVRSSNIFTTHTPVPAGNDRFSPDLLEEYMFHHYNEMGMTVKDFLALGRENPDDDMETFCMTVLAIKTSSYYNGVSLLHGDVSRKMWKGLWPTLPIHEVPIRYITNGTQMLSWASDEIMRLLNRYLGPRWIDNPVDKDIWQNIDSIPNTELWRCRERMREILVGFARRTLMDQLIKRETSKNDVEIADTILDPEALTIGFARRFATYKRATLIFRNMDRLEKLLLNRDRPIQFIFAGKAHPRDHAGKELIRHIIHLARDPRFRNKIVFIEDYDINIARYLVQGVDVWLNTPIRPMEASGTSGMKVVPNGGLNISILDGWWLEAYNGNNGWAIGSGEDYDDHDYQDEVESEFLYNILEEDVIPMFYNRGTDGLPRAWIARIKESMKSICPTYNTNRMVREYIENFYINAHNNFKLLSDNDFNETKKYSLWKDKINKVWKNIKIKDLNIKEAKSIIVGSEMKIEAIIDISVLETKDVIVELYNGSLNSKGDIEEGSALSMTLVKHLDKSTYLYEGSIPCQKTGQFGFTVRVVPNHQRMIGIYEPGLITWASVT, encoded by the coding sequence ATGTTTAAAATTCAAAAATATCGAGTATTGCCATACTTACCCGAAAACTTGAGACCTCTTATGAATATTGCTAGTAATTTTTGGTGGGTATGGAATTATGATGCTATTGATTTATTTAGAAGACTTGATGTTGATCTTTGGCGAACAGTACAACATAATCCGATTAAACTATTGGGATCGATTTCGCAGAAACTTATAGATGAGGCGGCTGAGTCTGAAAGCTTTATTGCACATATGGAGCGAGTTGAAGAGGAATTAGAATTACACTTAACCAGAAAGACATGGTTTGATGAATTTAATATTAAGAAAAGGGATGTTGAGATTGCATATTTTTCAGCTGAATTCGGTATTCATGAATCCCTTCCCATTTATTCTGGGGGACTTGGGATATTAGCTGGCGATCATTTGAAGTCATCCAGTGAATTGGGTATACCGCTATCCGGTGTTGGATTGTTATATAGACTCGGTTATTTTCATCAGTATCTGAATATTGATGGGTGGCAGCAGGAGATATACCCGGAAACGGATTTTTATAATATAGCAGTAAGCCTTGTAATGAATGACGAGGATCAACCATTATTAATTGGAGTGGAATTTCCTGAAAGGATTGTATACGCTCAAATTTGGAAGGCTCTTATCGGAAGAACAGAATTATATCTTTTGGATACAAATATTGATAAAAACTGCGATGAAGACAAGAGCATTACCGATGGATTATATGCTGGAGACATTGAGATGAGAATCAAGCAGGAGATGATGCTTGGTATAGGGGGAACTAGAGCGCTTAAGGCTATTGGCAAAGAGATTACGGTCTATCATATGAATGAGGGGCATTCTGCCTTTATGGGGATTGAGAGAATACGAACCGCAATGAAGGATTATAATTTGAGTTATGCAGAGGCATTAGAGTTCGTCCGTTCAAGCAACATATTCACAACCCACACCCCTGTGCCTGCGGGTAATGATAGGTTCTCTCCTGATCTGCTTGAGGAATATATGTTTCACCATTATAATGAGATGGGAATGACTGTGAAGGATTTTTTGGCACTTGGTAGAGAGAATCCTGATGATGATATGGAAACCTTTTGTATGACAGTTCTAGCAATAAAAACATCATCATATTATAACGGAGTATCTTTGCTTCATGGTGACGTTTCAAGAAAGATGTGGAAGGGTCTATGGCCCACACTGCCTATTCACGAGGTGCCAATCAGATACATTACCAATGGAACACAAATGCTGTCATGGGCCTCTGACGAGATTATGAGACTCCTCAATAGATATTTAGGACCCCGCTGGATTGATAATCCTGTTGATAAGGACATTTGGCAGAATATTGATTCAATTCCAAATACAGAACTTTGGAGATGTAGGGAGAGGATGAGGGAGATCCTTGTTGGATTTGCAAGAAGAACATTGATGGATCAGCTTATAAAGAGAGAAACGTCAAAGAATGATGTGGAGATAGCTGATACAATTCTGGACCCTGAGGCTCTTACAATAGGATTTGCGCGGAGATTTGCGACCTATAAGCGAGCCACCCTAATTTTTAGGAATATGGACAGATTAGAGAAGCTTTTATTGAATAGGGATAGACCCATTCAATTCATATTTGCTGGAAAGGCTCACCCAAGGGATCATGCGGGCAAGGAGTTAATTAGGCATATCATTCATCTTGCAAGGGATCCGAGGTTTAGGAATAAGATCGTATTTATTGAGGACTATGACATCAATATTGCTCGATATCTTGTTCAGGGTGTGGATGTATGGCTGAATACACCTATCAGGCCAATGGAGGCCTCAGGAACCAGCGGTATGAAGGTTGTTCCAAACGGAGGTTTAAATATAAGCATATTGGATGGCTGGTGGCTGGAGGCATACAATGGCAATAATGGTTGGGCAATAGGTTCGGGCGAGGATTATGATGATCATGATTATCAGGACGAGGTTGAGAGCGAATTTTTATACAATATTCTTGAAGAAGACGTTATTCCGATGTTTTATAATAGGGGAACTGATGGATTGCCCAGGGCTTGGATTGCAAGGATAAAGGAGTCAATGAAATCGATATGTCCCACATACAATACTAATAGAATGGTAAGAGAATATATAGAAAATTTTTATATCAATGCCCATAATAATTTTAAACTACTCTCTGACAATGATTTTAACGAAACAAAAAAATATTCATTATGGAAAGATAAAATTAATAAAGTATGGAAAAATATTAAAATTAAAGATTTAAATATCAAAGAGGCCAAATCAATAATTGTTGGATCCGAGATGAAGATTGAGGCAATTATTGACATTAGCGTTCTGGAGACTAAGGATGTGATCGTTGAGTTGTACAATGGTAGTCTTAATTCAAAGGGGGATATAGAAGAGGGATCCGCATTATCCATGACTTTGGTTAAACACCTTGATAAAAGCACTTATCTATATGAAGGTTCGATCCCCTGTCAAAAGACGGGTCAGTTCGGCTTTACTGTTAGAGTTGTACCCAATCATCAGAGGATGATAGGGATATATGAACCTGGATTAATTACCTGGGCTTCAGTCACCTAA
- a CDS encoding pyridoxamine 5'-phosphate oxidase family protein → MAKLPEEVLETLEGDAKFCTLATVDEDGGMNLVPINSLKVINDDTLAYACCFNGKTTKNLEAGRKRVAIAIFKPMREGYQVKGTFLKMQDSGALFDKFSSEINPALEMMGANCKVLNVATIKVTEVYALTIPIAGERLA, encoded by the coding sequence ATGGCAAAACTACCTGAGGAAGTATTGGAGACATTAGAAGGAGATGCTAAGTTTTGCACCCTTGCGACTGTGGATGAGGATGGCGGTATGAATCTTGTGCCAATCAATTCATTAAAGGTTATTAATGATGATACATTAGCCTACGCATGTTGCTTTAATGGTAAAACCACAAAAAATTTGGAGGCTGGACGAAAAAGGGTGGCGATTGCGATATTCAAACCGATGAGAGAGGGGTATCAGGTAAAGGGTACGTTTTTGAAGATGCAGGATTCAGGAGCGCTTTTTGATAAATTTTCTTCTGAAATAAACCCTGCCCTTGAGATGATGGGAGCTAATTGCAAGGTTCTAAATGTGGCAACGATTAAGGTGACAGAGGTTTATGCATTAACCATACCGATTGCAGGTGAAAGGCTTGCCTAG
- the dctP gene encoding TRAP transporter substrate-binding protein DctP, with the protein MKKKSVYVLFIILLGLCIGVIGFSKAEAKKKAKYVWKMATVAPDAAYLSEAFRDVILERFERVTNGELTITMYWGGIMGDEEDYIAKMRFDQLHGCILSVGGVLMACPEMGVLQLPFMFNDYDEIEYIRKNLGERFTKIYEKNGYKLLVWVDQDFDQIYSTKYEMRTPEDFKKSRFLTHAGRIEIELIKALGASPIPVGVPEVVPSFRAGVCDTVISPALWWLGSQLYTITKFVNAYPFRYSPATIVVTNKNWRKLPKKHRIALNKELPSLQSYMNKIAHKINRDCLNAMIKYGLKDVKMSSEEIDVFKDKTRPIWNKLVGKMYTKKLLDDLSYHLRVYRAKNVKKR; encoded by the coding sequence ATGAAAAAGAAGAGTGTCTATGTTTTATTTATCATTTTATTGGGTTTATGTATTGGGGTGATAGGATTTTCCAAAGCTGAAGCTAAAAAAAAGGCAAAATATGTTTGGAAGATGGCAACGGTTGCGCCAGATGCCGCTTATCTCTCTGAAGCTTTTAGAGATGTGATATTGGAACGATTTGAGAGAGTAACTAATGGTGAACTTACTATTACCATGTACTGGGGTGGAATAATGGGAGATGAGGAGGATTATATCGCAAAGATGCGTTTTGATCAACTTCATGGTTGTATCTTATCAGTTGGTGGGGTGCTTATGGCATGTCCGGAAATGGGTGTTCTGCAGCTTCCCTTTATGTTTAATGATTATGATGAAATTGAATATATTAGAAAAAATTTAGGTGAGAGATTCACTAAAATTTATGAAAAAAATGGTTACAAATTGTTGGTATGGGTTGATCAGGATTTTGATCAGATATATTCGACTAAATATGAGATGAGAACCCCTGAAGATTTCAAAAAGAGCAGGTTTTTGACACATGCTGGTAGAATAGAGATTGAGTTAATAAAGGCCCTTGGCGCAAGTCCAATACCAGTAGGTGTTCCTGAGGTGGTTCCTTCATTTAGGGCAGGTGTATGTGATACTGTTATATCTCCAGCTTTATGGTGGTTGGGTTCCCAACTTTATACAATTACTAAGTTTGTCAATGCGTATCCTTTTAGATATTCACCAGCAACAATTGTAGTTACAAATAAAAATTGGAGAAAACTTCCAAAGAAGCATAGAATTGCCCTTAATAAAGAATTACCATCCCTTCAGAGTTATATGAACAAAATAGCACATAAGATCAATAGGGATTGTCTGAACGCAATGATTAAATATGGACTCAAGGATGTAAAAATGTCATCTGAAGAGATTGATGTATTCAAGGATAAAACAAGGCCAATATGGAATAAACTTGTCGGAAAGATGTATACTAAAAAACTTTTAGATGACCTTTCATATCATTTAAGAGTATACAGAGCAAAGAATGTTAAAAAGAGATAA
- a CDS encoding pyruvate formate lyase family protein, translated as MEQVTKEKSEQELYDAREYWWWAEKRRSPRLNYLRKAVWSKATKGSAWLPGVQLCLDNIRWHTRIFREAPPSEPIILTRARALAAVLDNMPIFITDYSRIQGYPGGAPHLITWIPTASSMINDDLYNDRTNIIPEEDLEEVREMVEFWNGRTYEDVCKQNYTRKERQASLMLADFGGAGREMTAFDYVTPQPDWMYQGFDSIIESIDEKISESEKIVRDANTAEEQISYMEKLANWRAMKICLEATIRYARRFSQLAKIIADNFETDPNRRQELLQISETCEKVPARPPEHIWEAMQFDHFVQIAYRLEWHNAAWPWRQDFWHWPFYQKDVFEEKNLTRDEVVEYCAEWMIAGYTIGKSWLRGGREVLQGSPGPYVWTIGGVDEQGRDACNDLTDCYLDAAMISRVSDPTFSFRYHSNASTVTLKRVFDCIRHGLGYPSLRNDDVLIPNLIQWFGHPLKEARRWVHQACMAPAPDTKMGAPALRYPQASIATGAKAIVLAFNNGVDPISGMQTGAKTGDCMTFENFDDFYNAWYEQIKTGFKRATSQEHKNREIEAKLYPKPMTTALYERCVETGENSARSKERSSLWFTLFAFGDTGDCLAAVKKLVYDEKKYTIGDLKAALDANWVGYEDMRMEFVKAPKWGNDDDYVDQIWVRMYEDLGKMSWSVRDICGSPWPTLPESVNTHIAAATNIGALPNGRRLGDPIYDGGCSPGAGLDKKGPTAVLKSVGKLDHIGSCRATLLNQRLSPAQLQGEKGFRLWRDYIKTWHELGIGHVQFNMVDNDTLYSAQKDPEKYSELLVRIAGYSAHFVEMNKITQDAIIARNVQEM; from the coding sequence ATGGAACAGGTAACAAAGGAGAAGAGTGAACAAGAATTATATGACGCTCGTGAATACTGGTGGTGGGCTGAGAAGAGGAGATCACCCAGACTCAACTATTTGAGAAAAGCAGTCTGGTCAAAGGCGACTAAGGGTTCAGCATGGCTGCCGGGAGTGCAGCTATGCCTTGATAATATCCGCTGGCATACAAGGATATTCAGGGAAGCCCCTCCATCGGAACCAATTATTTTAACCAGGGCCAGAGCCCTGGCAGCGGTGCTTGATAATATGCCCATCTTTATCACTGATTATTCACGTATTCAGGGATATCCAGGGGGTGCCCCGCATCTAATTACCTGGATTCCCACAGCATCCTCAATGATCAATGACGACTTATACAATGACAGAACAAATATTATTCCTGAGGAGGATCTGGAAGAGGTAAGAGAGATGGTTGAGTTCTGGAATGGTAGGACCTATGAGGATGTTTGTAAACAGAATTATACTCGCAAGGAGAGGCAGGCATCCCTAATGCTGGCTGATTTTGGAGGGGCTGGGAGGGAGATGACTGCTTTTGATTATGTCACCCCACAACCAGACTGGATGTATCAGGGTTTTGACTCAATAATTGAGTCAATTGATGAAAAGATATCTGAATCAGAAAAGATAGTGCGTGATGCTAACACAGCGGAGGAACAGATATCATACATGGAAAAGTTGGCTAATTGGAGAGCAATGAAGATATGTCTGGAGGCGACAATAAGGTATGCCAGGCGCTTTAGCCAGCTGGCCAAGATAATTGCGGATAATTTTGAAACGGACCCAAACAGGCGTCAGGAACTACTGCAGATAAGCGAAACCTGCGAGAAGGTGCCTGCGCGTCCACCGGAGCATATATGGGAAGCTATGCAGTTTGATCATTTTGTGCAGATAGCATACAGGTTAGAGTGGCACAATGCGGCATGGCCATGGCGTCAGGATTTTTGGCACTGGCCCTTTTACCAAAAGGATGTGTTTGAAGAGAAGAACCTGACAAGGGACGAGGTGGTCGAATATTGCGCAGAGTGGATGATAGCAGGATATACCATAGGCAAGTCATGGCTCAGGGGCGGCAGGGAGGTTCTGCAGGGAAGTCCAGGGCCTTACGTATGGACAATTGGAGGCGTTGACGAGCAGGGTCGCGATGCGTGCAACGATCTCACTGATTGTTATCTCGATGCGGCAATGATAAGCAGAGTGAGCGATCCTACATTTAGTTTTCGCTATCACTCTAATGCGAGCACTGTGACGCTCAAAAGGGTTTTTGATTGCATACGTCATGGTCTTGGTTATCCATCCCTGAGGAATGACGATGTGCTTATTCCTAATCTCATACAGTGGTTTGGTCATCCATTAAAGGAGGCAAGGCGTTGGGTTCATCAGGCCTGTATGGCTCCGGCTCCGGATACAAAGATGGGTGCTCCGGCCTTGAGATATCCTCAGGCCTCAATAGCCACAGGGGCCAAGGCAATAGTTCTGGCCTTTAATAATGGCGTTGATCCCATATCCGGGATGCAGACAGGGGCAAAGACTGGAGATTGCATGACGTTTGAGAACTTTGATGATTTTTACAATGCCTGGTATGAACAGATAAAAACGGGCTTTAAGAGGGCAACATCTCAGGAGCATAAGAATAGGGAGATAGAGGCCAAGTTGTATCCCAAACCTATGACAACGGCACTTTATGAGCGTTGTGTGGAGACAGGCGAAAATAGCGCACGCTCAAAAGAAAGGAGCAGTTTGTGGTTTACCCTCTTTGCCTTTGGTGACACGGGGGACTGCCTGGCAGCAGTCAAGAAGCTGGTGTATGATGAGAAAAAATATACTATTGGCGATTTAAAGGCTGCGCTGGATGCAAACTGGGTTGGCTATGAGGATATGAGGATGGAATTTGTCAAAGCGCCCAAATGGGGCAATGACGATGATTATGTGGATCAGATTTGGGTTCGGATGTATGAGGACTTGGGGAAGATGTCCTGGTCAGTGCGGGATATATGCGGCTCGCCCTGGCCGACACTGCCGGAAAGCGTAAACACACATATAGCAGCTGCTACAAATATAGGCGCTTTGCCAAACGGCAGGAGGTTGGGTGATCCGATCTATGATGGAGGATGTTCTCCTGGGGCTGGTCTAGATAAGAAGGGGCCAACTGCAGTGCTGAAATCAGTTGGCAAGCTGGATCATATAGGTTCATGCAGGGCAACGCTGTTGAATCAGAGATTGTCTCCTGCTCAACTCCAGGGCGAGAAGGGTTTTAGGTTATGGAGAGACTATATAAAAACCTGGCATGAATTGGGTATAGGTCATGTCCAGTTCAATATGGTTGACAATGACACATTGTATTCAGCTCAGAAGGACCCTGAAAAGTATAGTGAGTTGTTGGTGAGGATTGCGGGATATAGCGCACATTTTGTCGAGATGAATAAGATAACTCAGGATGCTATTATTGCTCGTAACGTGCAGGAAATGTAA